In Fusobacterium canifelinum, a genomic segment contains:
- the tnpA gene encoding IS200/IS605 family transposase, whose translation MDKNSLTHTKWNCKYHIVFTPKYRRQAIYGKIKKDIGAILRKLCEFKGVEIIEASACVDHIHMLVSIPPKIAVSTFMRYLKGKSSLMIFDRYANLKYKYGNRTFGCRGYYVDTVGRNKERIAQYIKNQIEEDKIMDQMTLKEYFDPFNVEKK comes from the coding sequence ATGGACAAAAATAGTTTAACACATACAAAGTGGAATTGTAAATATCATATAGTATTCACACCAAAATATAGAAGACAAGCAATATATGGAAAGATAAAAAAAGATATAGGAGCAATATTAAGAAAACTTTGTGAATTTAAAGGAGTAGAAATAATAGAAGCGAGTGCATGTGTAGATCATATACATATGTTAGTGAGCATACCACCAAAGATAGCAGTATCAACATTTATGAGATATTTAAAAGGGAAAAGTTCATTAATGATATTTGATAGGTATGCGAACTTAAAATATAAATATGGGAATAGAACTTTTGGGTGCAGAGGTTATTATGTAGATACAGTGGGGAGAAATAAGGAAAGGATTGCTCAATATATAAAGAACCAAATAGAAGAAGATAAAATAATGGATCAAATGACATTAAAAGAATATTTTGATCCTTTCAATGTTGAAAAGAAATAA
- a CDS encoding ISL3 family transposase: MISLSLSNFIKTILNIQDDNISFPEEDYCQIIQKGNYVIKVFKGFLKSNYCSCPHCNSKNIVKNGSRERNIKFIPFQNYNVELNLSIQRYICKDCKKTFSPSTSIAKDNSNISNNLKYTIAQELQENISLTFIAKKYNLSISSVQRIMDECYSDFKINKDHLPETICIDEFKSVKNIDGAMSFIFADYQTKNIIDIVEDRRLNSLTEYFSRFSLEARNNVKYICMDMYSPYISLVKSIFPESEIVLDKFHIVNLVSRAFNQTRISIMNSLKDDSLKRKLKLFWKLLQKYYPDLCQEPYYCPSFKYKLSTKQKVDYLLEKSPELDVNFNIYQDILQSIRHNNFKRFENIVKKNLAKKEKVSKKMLVALKSLKKYMKHIENMFKSNITNGLIEGLNNKIKSIKRTAFGYSNFSNFKKRILIQAGIISISA, encoded by the coding sequence GTGATTTCATTGTCTCTATCTAATTTTATCAAAACTATTTTAAATATTCAAGATGATAATATTTCTTTTCCAGAAGAAGATTATTGTCAGATTATTCAAAAAGGTAATTATGTGATTAAAGTTTTTAAAGGATTTCTTAAATCTAATTATTGTTCTTGTCCTCATTGTAACTCTAAAAATATTGTTAAAAATGGTTCTAGAGAACGTAATATTAAATTTATTCCTTTTCAAAATTACAATGTTGAACTTAATCTTAGTATACAAAGGTATATCTGTAAAGATTGTAAAAAAACTTTTTCTCCTTCTACTAGTATTGCTAAAGATAATTCTAATATCTCTAATAACCTTAAATACACTATTGCGCAAGAACTTCAAGAAAATATTTCTCTTACTTTTATTGCTAAGAAGTACAATCTTTCTATTTCTTCAGTTCAAAGAATTATGGATGAGTGTTACTCTGATTTTAAGATTAATAAAGACCATTTACCTGAAACTATATGCATTGATGAGTTTAAGTCAGTTAAAAATATTGATGGTGCTATGTCTTTTATCTTTGCTGATTATCAAACTAAAAATATTATTGATATTGTTGAAGATAGAAGATTAAATTCCTTGACAGAATATTTTTCAAGATTTTCACTTGAAGCTAGAAATAATGTAAAATATATCTGTATGGATATGTATTCTCCATATATTAGTTTGGTAAAATCTATTTTTCCTGAGTCTGAGATAGTATTAGATAAGTTTCATATTGTTAATCTAGTTAGTAGAGCTTTTAACCAAACTAGAATATCCATTATGAATTCTCTTAAAGATGATTCATTAAAAAGAAAATTAAAACTATTTTGGAAATTACTCCAAAAATATTATCCTGACCTTTGTCAAGAACCGTATTATTGTCCAAGCTTTAAATACAAACTTAGTACTAAGCAAAAAGTGGACTATCTTCTAGAAAAGAGTCCTGAATTAGATGTTAATTTTAATATATATCAAGATATTCTTCAATCAATAAGACATAATAACTTTAAAAGATTTGAAAATATTGTAAAGAAAAATTTAGCTAAAAAAGAGAAAGTATCTAAAAAAATGCTAGTAGCTTTAAAGAGTTTAAAAAAATATATGAAACACATTGAAAATATGTTTAAGTCAAACATTACAAATGGGTTGATAGAAGGTTTAAACAACAAAATTAAGTCAATAAAGAGAACAGCATTTGGATATTCAAATTTTAGTAATTTTAAAAAGCGCATATTAATTCAAGCAGGAATTATATCAATTAGTGCTTAG
- the radB gene encoding RadB family lipoprotein: MKKGIFAMFILVASMAMVACTNNTSTEGATGENDAFKALEKRREYYKAQDKERAKLEAEAKKAEEQAMIQVETTTEEAMVTTGEDAEAQEKAMKEAAKEKEKAEKEALKILEKKRKGN; the protein is encoded by the coding sequence ATGAAAAAGGGAATTTTTGCAATGTTTATTTTAGTAGCTTCTATGGCTATGGTAGCTTGTACTAATAATACAAGTACAGAAGGAGCAACAGGAGAAAACGATGCTTTTAAAGCATTAGAAAAGAGAAGAGAATACTATAAAGCTCAAGATAAAGAAAGAGCTAAATTAGAAGCAGAAGCTAAAAAAGCAGAAGAACAAGCTATGATACAAGTAGAAACTACTACTGAAGAAGCAATGGTAACAACTGGAGAAGATGCTGAAGCTCAAGAAAAAGCAATGAAGGAAGCAGCAAAAGAAAAAGAAAAAGCTGAAAAAGAAGCTTTAAAAATATTAGAAAAGAAAAGAAAAGGAAATTAA
- the mgtE gene encoding magnesium transporter, whose translation MEEIIELLEQNRLAELKEILIRENPIDVADVFEEFPKEKDLIIFKLLPKDFSSEVFSYLSPEKQQEVIENITDEEIKFIMEDMYLDDTVDFIEEMPANIVDKILKNTSHDKRKLINQMLKYPENSAGSVMTVEYVSFKDSYTVKQAIDYYRKVAIDKEETDICFVTDSKKKLVGIISLKTLILSNDESYIKDEMDTNFVSVLTKDDQEEIASLFRKYDLTTMPVVDHEDRLVGVITVDDIVDVIDQENTEDIQKMAAMNPSDEEYLKESVMSLAKHRIIWLLVLMISATFTGMVIKKYEEVLQSAVYLAVFIPMLMDTGGNAGSQSATLIIRGIALEEIEFSDILKVIWKEFRVSILVGFILSGINFLRIYYFTKSGFETSLVVAISMFLTIIMAKVIGGVLPLIAKSLKIDPAIMASPLITTIVDTAALIIYFQLSVIFLHI comes from the coding sequence TTGGAAGAAATAATTGAATTGTTAGAACAAAACAGATTAGCCGAACTGAAAGAAATCTTAATTAGGGAAAATCCAATAGATGTTGCAGATGTTTTTGAGGAATTCCCCAAAGAGAAAGACTTAATTATATTTAAGTTATTGCCTAAGGATTTTTCATCAGAAGTTTTTTCTTATTTATCTCCTGAAAAGCAGCAAGAAGTTATTGAAAATATAACAGATGAAGAGATAAAATTCATTATGGAAGACATGTATCTTGATGATACTGTGGATTTTATAGAAGAAATGCCAGCAAATATTGTGGATAAAATATTAAAAAATACATCTCATGACAAAAGAAAATTGATAAATCAAATGTTAAAATATCCAGAAAATTCAGCTGGTAGTGTTATGACTGTGGAATATGTATCTTTTAAAGATAGTTACACAGTGAAACAAGCAATAGACTATTATAGAAAAGTCGCAATAGATAAAGAAGAAACAGATATTTGTTTTGTAACGGATAGCAAGAAAAAGTTAGTTGGAATAATATCATTGAAAACTTTGATTTTATCCAATGATGAGTCATATATAAAAGATGAAATGGATACAAATTTTGTAAGTGTACTAACAAAAGATGACCAAGAAGAAATTGCATCTTTATTTAGAAAATATGACTTAACTACTATGCCAGTGGTTGACCATGAAGATAGACTTGTTGGAGTTATAACAGTAGATGATATAGTTGACGTAATTGACCAAGAAAATACAGAAGATATACAAAAGATGGCGGCTATGAACCCATCTGATGAAGAATATTTAAAAGAATCTGTAATGTCACTTGCAAAACATAGAATAATTTGGTTATTAGTTCTTATGATTTCAGCAACATTTACAGGTATGGTTATAAAAAAATATGAAGAAGTATTGCAATCAGCAGTTTATTTAGCTGTCTTTATTCCTATGCTTATGGATACAGGAGGAAATGCAGGTTCTCAATCAGCAACTCTTATTATTCGTGGAATAGCTTTGGAAGAAATAGAATTTTCAGATATACTTAAAGTTATTTGGAAAGAATTTAGAGTAAGTATTTTAGTTGGATTTATACTATCAGGAATAAATTTTTTAAGAATTTATTATTTTACAAAATCTGGTTTTGAAACATCACTAGTTGTAGCTATAAGTATGTTTTTGACTATAATAATGGCAAAGGTTATAGGAGGAGTTTTACCACTTATAGCAAAATCTTTGAAAATTGATCCTGCTATTATGGCAAGTCCACTTATTACAACAATAGTTGATACAGCAGCACTTATTATATATTTTCAATTATCAGTAATATTTTTACATATATAA
- the tgt gene encoding tRNA guanosine(34) transglycosylase Tgt — protein MKLPVTYKIEDKDGKARAGVITTPHGEIETPVFMPVGTQATVKTMSKEELLDIGSEIILGNTYHLYLRPNDELIARLGGLHKFMNWDKPILTDSGGFQVFSLGSLRKIKEEGVYFSSHIDGSKHFISPEKSIQIQNNLGSDIVMLFDECPPGLSTREYIIPSIERTTRWAKRCVEAHQKKDSQGLFAIVQGGIYEDLRQKSLDELSQMDENFSGYAIGGLAVGEPREDMYRILDYIVEKCPEEKPRYLMGVGEPVDMLNAVESGIDMMDCVQPTRLARHGTVFTKDGRLVIKSERYKEDTKPLDEECDCYVCKNYSRAYIRHLIKVQEVLGLRLTSYHNLYFLIKLMKDARKAIKEKRFKEFKEKFIQRYEGKE, from the coding sequence ATGAAATTACCAGTTACATATAAAATAGAAGATAAAGATGGAAAGGCAAGAGCAGGGGTGATAACAACTCCACATGGAGAAATAGAAACACCTGTTTTTATGCCTGTGGGAACACAAGCTACTGTAAAGACTATGTCAAAAGAGGAATTGCTTGATATAGGTAGTGAAATAATTTTAGGAAATACCTATCATCTTTATTTAAGACCAAATGATGAATTGATAGCTAGATTAGGAGGACTTCATAAATTTATGAATTGGGATAAACCAATTCTTACTGATAGTGGAGGTTTTCAAGTTTTTAGTCTAGGTTCACTTAGAAAAATAAAAGAAGAAGGAGTATATTTTAGTTCACATATAGATGGTTCTAAACATTTTATATCTCCTGAAAAATCTATACAGATACAAAATAACTTAGGTTCAGATATAGTGATGCTTTTTGATGAATGCCCACCAGGACTTTCAACAAGAGAATATATAATTCCATCAATAGAAAGAACTACAAGATGGGCAAAAAGATGTGTTGAAGCTCATCAAAAAAAAGATAGCCAAGGGCTATTTGCAATAGTTCAAGGTGGGATCTATGAAGATTTAAGACAAAAAAGTTTAGATGAATTAAGTCAAATGGATGAAAATTTTTCTGGTTATGCAATAGGAGGACTTGCTGTTGGAGAGCCAAGAGAAGATATGTATAGAATACTTGACTATATAGTAGAGAAATGTCCAGAAGAAAAACCTAGATATTTAATGGGAGTAGGAGAGCCTGTTGATATGCTAAATGCAGTTGAAAGTGGTATAGATATGATGGATTGTGTTCAACCTACGAGACTTGCAAGGCATGGAACAGTTTTTACAAAAGATGGTAGACTTGTTATAAAGAGTGAAAGATATAAGGAAGATACAAAGCCATTAGATGAAGAATGTGACTGCTATGTATGTAAAAATTATTCAAGAGCTTATATAAGACATCTAATAAAAGTACAAGAAGTTTTAGGACTTCGTTTAACATCTTATCATAATCTATATTTTTTAATTAAACTTATGAAAGATGCAAGGAAAGCAATAAAAGAAAAAAGATTTAAAGAATTTAAAGAAAAATTTATACAAAGATATGAAGGAAAAGAGTAA
- a CDS encoding RelA/SpoT family protein — protein sequence MNNYWEQLLDKARANHLNLDFDKIKLALGFAEESHQGQYRKSGDDYIIHPVEVAKILMDMKMDTDTIVAGLLHDVVEDTLIPIADIKYNFGDTVATLVDGVTKLKALPNGTKNQAENIRKMILAMAENIRVILIKLADRLHNMRTLKFMKPEKQQFISKETLDIYAPLAHRLGMAKIKSELEDMAFSYLYHDEFLEIKRLVDNTKEERKDYIENFIRTIIRTLSDLDIKAEVKGRFKHFYSIYKKMYQKGKEFDDIYDLMGVRVIVEDKATCYHVLGIVHSQYTPVPGRFKDYIAVPKSNNYQSIHTTIVGPLGKFIEIQIRTKDMDDIAEEGIAAHWNYKENKKSSKDDNIYGWLRHIIEFQNESDSTEDFIEGVTGDIDRGTVFTFSPKGDIIELPVGATALDFAFMVHTQVGCKCVGAKVNGRMVTIDHKLKSGDKVEIITSKNSKGPSIDWLDIVVTHGAKGKIRKFLKDENKETVTKIGRDNLEKEASKLGMTLKEIENDPTLKKHMEKNNISNLDEFYFYIGEKRSRLDVLITKIKTSLEKERAASTLTIEEVLKKKEEKKKEGKNDFGIVIDGINNTLIRFAKCCTPLPGDNIGGFVTKLTGITVHRKDCANFHAMVEKDPSREIMVKWDENLIETKMNKYNFTFTVVLNDRPNILMEIVNLIANHKINITSVNSYEVKKDGDRMVKVKISIEIKGKTEYDYLINNILKLKDVISVER from the coding sequence ATGAATAACTATTGGGAACAATTACTGGATAAAGCAAGAGCAAATCATCTAAATTTAGATTTTGATAAAATTAAATTAGCATTAGGTTTTGCTGAAGAAAGCCACCAAGGACAATACAGAAAATCGGGGGATGATTATATTATCCACCCTGTTGAAGTTGCAAAAATTTTGATGGATATGAAAATGGATACTGACACCATTGTGGCTGGTTTATTGCATGATGTTGTAGAAGACACATTGATTCCAATAGCAGATATAAAATATAATTTTGGAGATACAGTTGCTACTCTTGTTGATGGAGTAACAAAATTAAAAGCTTTGCCAAATGGTACAAAGAATCAAGCAGAAAATATTAGAAAAATGATTTTGGCAATGGCAGAAAATATAAGGGTTATCCTTATAAAACTAGCTGATAGACTTCATAATATGAGAACATTAAAATTTATGAAGCCTGAAAAACAGCAGTTTATTTCAAAGGAAACTTTGGATATTTATGCTCCACTTGCTCATAGACTAGGTATGGCAAAGATTAAGTCAGAACTTGAGGATATGGCGTTTAGTTATTTATATCATGATGAGTTTTTAGAAATAAAAAGATTGGTTGATAACACAAAAGAAGAAAGAAAAGACTATATTGAAAATTTTATTAGAACCATTATTAGAACTCTATCTGATTTAGATATAAAAGCAGAAGTAAAAGGTAGATTTAAACATTTTTATAGTATATATAAAAAGATGTATCAAAAAGGTAAAGAGTTTGATGATATTTATGACTTAATGGGAGTTAGAGTAATAGTAGAGGATAAAGCAACTTGTTATCATGTTTTAGGTATAGTACATAGTCAATATACACCAGTGCCTGGTAGATTTAAAGACTATATAGCAGTACCAAAGTCAAATAACTATCAGTCTATACATACAACAATAGTTGGACCTTTAGGAAAATTTATAGAAATTCAAATTAGAACTAAGGACATGGATGATATAGCTGAAGAAGGTATCGCTGCACACTGGAACTACAAAGAAAATAAAAAGAGTAGTAAAGATGATAATATCTATGGTTGGTTAAGACATATCATAGAATTTCAAAATGAATCTGACTCAACAGAAGATTTTATTGAAGGTGTAACAGGAGATATAGATAGAGGTACAGTTTTCACTTTTTCACCTAAGGGAGATATTATAGAGTTACCAGTTGGAGCAACAGCACTAGATTTTGCATTTATGGTACATACACAAGTAGGTTGTAAATGTGTTGGAGCAAAAGTAAATGGAAGAATGGTAACTATTGACCACAAATTAAAAAGTGGAGATAAGGTAGAAATAATAACATCTAAAAACTCAAAAGGACCTAGCATAGATTGGTTAGATATAGTTGTAACACATGGTGCTAAAGGGAAAATTAGAAAGTTTTTAAAAGATGAAAATAAAGAAACTGTAACAAAAATAGGTAGAGATAATTTAGAAAAGGAAGCTTCTAAATTAGGAATGACTCTAAAAGAAATTGAAAATGATCCTACACTTAAAAAACATATGGAAAAAAATAACATATCTAACTTAGATGAATTTTATTTCTATATTGGAGAAAAAAGAAGTAGGCTTGATGTCTTAATAACTAAAATAAAAACTAGCTTAGAAAAAGAAAGAGCAGCCTCAACTTTAACTATTGAAGAAGTCTTAAAGAAAAAGGAAGAAAAAAAGAAAGAAGGTAAAAATGACTTTGGAATAGTTATAGATGGAATAAATAATACACTTATCAGATTTGCTAAGTGTTGTACTCCATTACCAGGAGATAATATTGGAGGCTTTGTTACAAAACTTACAGGAATAACAGTACACAGAAAAGACTGTGCTAATTTTCATGCTATGGTGGAAAAAGACCCTAGTAGAGAAATTATGGTTAAATGGGATGAAAATTTAATAGAAACTAAGATGAATAAATATAATTTTACTTTTACAGTTGTATTGAATGATAGACCTAATATATTGATGGAAATTGTCAATTTGATAGCTAATCATAAAATAAATATTACTTCTGTAAACTCTTATGAAGTGAAAAAAGATGGTGATAGAATGGTGAAAGTAAAAATATCAATAGAAATTAAAGGTAAAACAGAATATGATTATTTAATAAATAATATTTTAAAATTAAAAGATGTTATTTCTGTTGAGCGTTAG
- a CDS encoding adenine phosphoribosyltransferase, with the protein MDLKNYVATIENYPKEGILFRDITPLMNDGKAYKYATEKIVEFAKDHHIDIVVGPEARGFIFGCPVSYALGVGFVPVRKPGKLPREVIEYAYDLEYGSNKLCLHKDSIKPGQKVLVVDDLLATGGTVEATIKLVEELGGVVAGLAFLIELVDLKGREKLNKYPMITLMQY; encoded by the coding sequence ATGGATTTAAAAAATTATGTAGCAACAATAGAAAATTACCCAAAAGAAGGGATATTATTTAGAGATATAACACCTCTTATGAATGATGGAAAAGCATATAAGTATGCAACAGAAAAAATTGTTGAATTTGCAAAAGATCATCATATTGATATAGTTGTTGGACCAGAAGCAAGAGGGTTTATTTTTGGTTGTCCTGTATCTTATGCTTTAGGAGTAGGTTTTGTACCAGTTAGAAAACCAGGAAAATTACCTCGTGAAGTAATAGAATATGCTTATGATTTAGAATATGGTTCAAATAAATTATGTTTACATAAAGACTCAATAAAACCAGGACAAAAAGTATTAGTAGTTGATGATTTACTTGCAACTGGGGGAACTGTTGAAGCTACAATAAAATTAGTGGAAGAATTAGGTGGAGTTGTAGCAGGTTTAGCATTTTTAATAGAACTTGTTGATTTAAAAGGAAGAGAGAAATTAAATAAATATCCTATGATTACATTAATGCAATATTAA
- a CDS encoding tetratricopeptide repeat protein, protein MTMNKKIVVVLGLSILISGCLNANKEKNYNFIKGLNEYQKNDKVSALENYKKAYEIDKNNVVLLNEIAYLYVDLGNYEEAENYYKKALKVKPNDENSLKNLLQLLYIQNKRIEMKKYIPMIIDRNSFIYNLNNFRVAILENEEYEVEKCLLRISSNDKFLEEYNESFYTDLASVAGLSDNTIRYSNIIFEKAYKKYSNKNKDIVKIYANFLIEIKEYRKAEDILMKYIVNNEDNLDEYALLKKLYTKENNKQKLENLKKILRNKI, encoded by the coding sequence ATGACTATGAATAAGAAGATAGTAGTGGTTTTAGGACTAAGTATTTTAATTTCAGGTTGTTTGAATGCTAATAAAGAAAAAAATTATAATTTTATCAAGGGTTTAAATGAATATCAGAAAAATGATAAGGTTTCTGCCTTAGAAAACTATAAAAAAGCTTATGAAATAGATAAAAATAATGTTGTTTTGTTAAATGAAATAGCTTATTTATATGTTGATTTAGGGAATTATGAAGAAGCAGAAAATTACTATAAAAAAGCTCTAAAAGTAAAACCTAATGATGAAAATTCTCTAAAAAACTTATTGCAATTGCTATATATTCAAAACAAGAGAATTGAAATGAAAAAATATATTCCTATGATTATAGATAGGAATAGTTTCATTTATAATCTTAATAATTTTAGAGTGGCTATTTTAGAAAATGAAGAGTATGAAGTAGAAAAATGTTTGTTAAGAATAAGTTCCAATGATAAATTTTTAGAGGAATACAATGAAAGTTTTTATACAGACTTAGCTAGTGTTGCAGGTTTATCAGATAATACTATAAGGTATTCTAATATTATTTTTGAAAAAGCTTATAAAAAATATTCAAATAAGAATAAAGATATAGTAAAAATATATGCTAATTTTTTAATAGAAATAAAAGAATATAGAAAAGCAGAAGATATTTTGATGAAATATATTGTTAATAATGAAGATAATTTAGATGAGTATGCACTTTTAAAAAAATTGTATACAAAAGAAAATAATAAACAAAAATTAGAAAATTTAAAAAAGATTTTAAGAAATAAAATATAA
- a CDS encoding DUF502 domain-containing protein yields the protein MRLKKNFYTGLLMILPVVITYYIFNWLFNLAFRIINNTAIIKVLKKLVYFSFGEKADAFYIQVLVYIVAALIIFLSITLLGYMTKLVFFSKIIKKATDVLERIPIIKTVYSTSKQIIGVVYSGDGESVYKKVVAVEFPRKGIYAIGFLTADKNTALKEFLADKEIVNVFVPTAPNPTSGFLLCIPKEDIHPLNMTVEWAFKLIVSGGYITEELVKEKEEKITE from the coding sequence ATGAGATTAAAGAAAAATTTTTATACTGGCTTATTAATGATACTTCCAGTTGTAATAACATACTATATTTTTAACTGGCTTTTTAATTTAGCATTTAGGATAATAAATAATACTGCAATTATAAAAGTCTTAAAAAAATTAGTTTACTTTAGCTTTGGAGAAAAAGCAGATGCCTTTTATATACAAGTACTTGTGTATATAGTAGCAGCTTTAATAATATTTTTATCTATAACATTGCTGGGCTATATGACAAAATTAGTATTTTTCTCTAAGATTATAAAAAAAGCAACAGATGTTTTAGAGAGAATACCCATTATAAAAACTGTATATTCAACATCTAAGCAAATTATAGGTGTTGTATATTCAGGTGATGGTGAAAGTGTATATAAAAAAGTTGTAGCAGTTGAGTTTCCTAGAAAAGGGATATATGCTATTGGTTTTTTAACAGCAGATAAAAATACTGCATTAAAAGAATTTTTAGCTGACAAAGAGATTGTTAATGTGTTTGTACCAACAGCACCTAATCCGACTTCTGGTTTCTTGCTATGTATTCCTAAGGAGGATATCCATCCACTTAATATGACTGTTGAATGGGCATTTAAACTTATAGTTTCAGGTGGTTATATCACAGAAGAATTAGTAAAAGAAAAAGAAGAAAAAATAACAGAATAA
- a CDS encoding hemolysin family protein — MDTYLNVLILVILILLSGFFSAAETALSAYRSNYLEKLDEEKHPKKYAVMKKWLKEPNAMLTGIVICNNIVNILASSIATVVIVNYFGNKGSSVALATAIMTILILIFGEISPKLMARNNSAKIAEKVSVVIYVLSIILTPVVYCLIFISRLVGRIFGVDMTSPQLMITEEDIISFVNVGNAEGIIEEDEKEMIHSIVTLGETSAKEVMTPRTSMLAFEATKTINEVWDEIIDNGFSRIPIYEETIDNIIGILYVKDLMEHIKNNELDLPIKQFIRSAYFVPETKSIIEILKEFRGLKVHIAIVLDEYGGVVGLVTIEDLIEEIVGEIRDEYDDEDESFFKKIADNEYEVDAMTDIETINKDLELDLPISEDYESLGGLIVTTTGKICEVGDEVQIDNIYLKVLEVDKMRVSKVFIRILEEEKEEE; from the coding sequence TTGGACACGTATCTGAATGTGTTGATATTGGTAATTTTAATTTTATTATCAGGATTTTTTTCGGCAGCTGAGACAGCATTATCAGCTTATAGATCTAATTATTTAGAAAAATTAGATGAAGAGAAACATCCTAAGAAATATGCAGTGATGAAAAAATGGCTAAAAGAGCCAAATGCTATGCTAACAGGTATAGTAATTTGTAATAATATAGTTAATATCTTAGCTTCATCAATTGCAACTGTTGTAATAGTAAATTATTTTGGGAATAAAGGTTCATCAGTGGCATTGGCAACTGCAATAATGACTATATTAATTTTAATTTTTGGTGAAATAAGCCCAAAACTTATGGCTAGGAATAATAGTGCAAAAATAGCAGAAAAAGTTTCAGTGGTAATATATGTTTTGTCTATTATATTAACTCCAGTGGTGTATTGTTTGATATTTATCTCAAGACTTGTAGGAAGAATATTTGGAGTAGATATGACAAGTCCACAGTTGATGATAACAGAAGAAGATATAATTTCTTTTGTGAATGTTGGAAATGCTGAAGGTATTATTGAAGAAGATGAAAAAGAAATGATACATTCAATAGTAACTTTAGGAGAAACAAGTGCTAAAGAAGTTATGACACCAAGAACTTCAATGCTTGCTTTTGAAGCTACTAAAACAATAAATGAGGTTTGGGATGAAATTATAGATAATGGTTTTTCAAGAATACCTATCTATGAAGAAACCATTGATAATATAATAGGAATCTTATATGTTAAGGATTTAATGGAACATATAAAAAATAATGAATTAGATTTACCTATCAAACAATTTATAAGATCAGCTTATTTTGTTCCTGAAACAAAATCTATTATAGAAATCTTAAAAGAATTTAGAGGTTTAAAAGTTCATATAGCCATAGTTCTAGATGAGTATGGTGGAGTTGTTGGACTTGTAACTATAGAAGATTTAATAGAGGAAATTGTTGGGGAAATAAGAGATGAATATGATGATGAAGATGAAAGTTTCTTTAAAAAGATAGCTGATAACGAATATGAAGTGGATGCAATGACTGATATAGAAACAATTAATAAGGACTTAGAGTTAGATTTACCTATATCAGAAGATTATGAAAGTTTAGGTGGACTTATAGTTACAACAACAGGTAAAATCTGTGAAGTTGGAGATGAAGTTCAAATAGATAATATTTATTTAAAGGTTTTAGAAGTAGATAAGATGAGAGTTTCAAAAGTCTTTATAAGAATTTTGGAAGAGGAAAAAGAAGAAGAATGA
- a CDS encoding ACT domain-containing protein: protein MALKKKDTDNKEFYIVDKRILPKSIQNVIKVNDLILKTKISKYSAIKKVGISRSTYYKYKDFIKPFYEGGEDRIYSLHLSLKDRVGILSDVLDVIAREKISILTVVQNMAVDGVAKSTILIKLSESMQKKVDKIISKIGKVEGIADIRITGSN, encoded by the coding sequence ATGGCATTAAAAAAGAAAGATACCGATAATAAGGAATTTTACATAGTGGATAAAAGAATTTTACCTAAATCTATCCAAAATGTAATAAAGGTTAATGATTTAATATTAAAAACAAAAATTTCAAAATATAGTGCAATTAAAAAGGTAGGAATAAGTAGAAGTACTTATTATAAATATAAAGATTTTATAAAACCGTTTTATGAAGGAGGAGAGGATAGAATTTATAGCCTGCATCTATCTCTAAAAGATAGAGTAGGTATTTTGTCGGATGTTTTAGATGTTATAGCAAGAGAAAAAATTAGCATACTAACAGTAGTTCAGAATATGGCAGTTGATGGAGTAGCTAAATCAACAATACTTATTAAATTATCAGAAAGTATGCAAAAAAAGGTTGATAAAATAATATCAAAAATTGGTAAAGTAGAAGGAATAGCAGATATAAGAATAACAGGAAGTAACTAG